A single genomic interval of Oncorhynchus mykiss isolate Arlee chromosome 13, USDA_OmykA_1.1, whole genome shotgun sequence harbors:
- the LOC110486302 gene encoding proteasome assembly chaperone 3 gives MSTQPLIRSKQTEKSINGISTQVVCTEFSNYIFIVLTQYGKIGTLVSVTPASRSGDISTSMFTTKVLLGKEEALTHVCAKHLATFVSQEAGNRPVLLGLALKDSSIEAIKAMKDVIKSCQVW, from the exons ATGTCAACTCAGCCTCTCATCAGATCAAAGCAGACCGAGAAATCAATCAATGGAATATCCACACAGGTTGTTTGCACAGAATTCAGTAACTACATATTTATAGTTCTCACACAGTATGGAAAAATTGGCACTTTAGTATCAGTCACACCTGCCTCCAGATCCGGTGATATCAGCACTTCCATGTTCACCACTAAAGTATTGCTGGGAAAAGAAGAG gctttgACACACGTCTGTGCCAAACACTTGGCAACATTTGTGTCACAAGAGGCAGGCAACAGGCCTGTTCTACTGGGGTTGGCACTGAAGGACAGTTCCATAGAAGCAATAAAGGCCATGAAAGATGTAATAAAAAGTTGTCAAGTCTGGTAA